A genome region from Streptomyces pratensis includes the following:
- the recF gene encoding DNA replication/repair protein RecF (All proteins in this family for which functions are known are DNA-binding proteins that assist the filamentation of RecA onto DNA for the initiation of recombination or recombinational repair.), protein MHVTHLSLADFRSYARVEVPLDPGVTAFVGANGQGKTNLVEAVGYLATLGSHRVSSDAPLVRMGAERAVVRAAVTQGERSQLIELELNPGRANRARINRSSQVRPRDVLGIVRTVLFAPEDLALVKGDPGERRRFLDELITARSPRMAGVRSDYDRVLKQRNTLLKSAAMARRHGGRSMDLSTLDVWDQHLGRVAAELLAQRLDLIATLQPLADKAYGDVAPGGGPVTLEYRSSIGAAVEPARTREELYEQVMAALVQARKQEIERGVTLVGPHRDDLVLGLRGMPAKGYASHGESWSYALALRLASYDLLRTEGNEPVLVLDDVFAELDARRRERLAELVAPGEQVLVTAAVDDDVPGVLAGARYAVSAGAVERL, encoded by the coding sequence ATGCACGTGACGCATCTCTCGCTGGCCGACTTCCGCTCGTACGCCCGGGTCGAGGTTCCTCTCGACCCGGGCGTCACCGCGTTCGTAGGGGCCAACGGCCAGGGCAAGACCAATCTGGTCGAGGCGGTCGGCTATCTCGCCACGCTCGGCAGTCACCGGGTGTCGTCCGATGCGCCCCTGGTGCGCATGGGTGCCGAGCGCGCGGTCGTACGCGCTGCGGTGACCCAGGGCGAGCGCTCGCAGCTGATCGAGCTCGAACTCAATCCGGGGCGGGCCAATCGGGCCCGTATCAACAGGTCGTCGCAGGTCAGGCCGCGTGACGTCCTGGGCATAGTGCGGACGGTGCTCTTCGCCCCGGAGGATCTGGCCCTGGTGAAGGGCGACCCCGGCGAGCGTCGGCGCTTCCTGGACGAACTGATCACGGCTCGCTCGCCCCGTATGGCCGGGGTCCGCTCCGACTACGATCGGGTCCTGAAGCAGCGCAACACCCTGTTGAAATCGGCAGCCATGGCCCGCAGGCACGGCGGCCGTTCCATGGATCTGTCCACATTGGACGTGTGGGACCAGCACCTGGGCCGGGTGGCGGCGGAGCTGCTGGCCCAGCGCCTGGACCTGATCGCGACCCTTCAGCCGCTGGCGGACAAGGCGTACGGGGACGTCGCCCCAGGTGGTGGCCCGGTGACGCTGGAGTACCGCAGCTCGATCGGTGCCGCCGTGGAGCCGGCGCGCACCCGTGAGGAGCTGTACGAACAAGTGATGGCCGCCCTGGTCCAGGCACGTAAGCAGGAGATCGAGCGCGGGGTGACCCTGGTCGGTCCGCACCGTGACGACCTGGTGCTGGGCCTGCGCGGAATGCCGGCGAAGGGGTACGCGAGCCACGGCGAGTCCTGGTCGTACGCCCTGGCGCTGCGACTGGCCTCGTACGACCTGCTGCGTACCGAGGGGAACGAGCCGGTGCTGGTGCTCGACGACGTCTTCGCCGAACTGGACGCGCGCCGGCGCGAGCGGCTGGCCGAGCTCGTGGCCCCGGGTGAGCAGGTGCTGGTCACGGCCGCTGTGGACGACGACGTCCCGGGTGTACTGGCCGGAGCGCGGTACGCGGTATCCGCCGGGGCGGTGGAGCGACTGTGA
- a CDS encoding DUF721 domain-containing protein, which translates to MSGPDEQGASAPGPAKQPEVSGVDLARVALRAAKEQARARGAAAQQKNQARRGGGLRSGARSDGRDPLALGSAINRLITERGWETPAAVGGVMGRWPQIVGDDLANHCVPVRYDEDPAERVLTVQCDSTAWATQLRLLAPQLVARLNADLGNGTVRMIKVLGPGGPQRRFGPLRAPGSKGPGDTYG; encoded by the coding sequence GTGAGCGGCCCGGACGAACAGGGCGCATCCGCACCGGGTCCGGCCAAGCAGCCGGAGGTGTCGGGTGTGGACCTGGCGCGTGTGGCTCTGCGTGCCGCGAAGGAGCAGGCGCGTGCCCGGGGCGCAGCGGCGCAGCAGAAGAACCAGGCGAGGCGGGGTGGTGGTCTGCGGTCAGGCGCCCGGTCCGACGGCCGTGATCCGCTGGCCCTGGGCTCGGCGATCAACCGGCTGATCACCGAGCGGGGCTGGGAGACCCCGGCGGCGGTCGGCGGAGTGATGGGCCGCTGGCCGCAGATCGTCGGTGACGATCTGGCCAATCACTGTGTACCGGTTCGGTACGACGAGGACCCGGCGGAGCGGGTCCTGACCGTGCAGTGCGACTCGACGGCATGGGCGACGCAGCTCCGCCTGCTGGCGCCGCAGCTGGTCGCGCGGCTGAACGCGGACCTGGGGAACGGCACCGTACGGATGATCAAGGTCCTCGGTCCCGGTGGTCCGCAGCGCAGATTCGGCCCCCTCAGGGCGCCCGGGAGCAAAGGGCCCGGAGACACCTACGGCTGA